The Aequorivita sublithincola DSM 14238 genome window below encodes:
- a CDS encoding NRDE family protein, with protein sequence MCTVTFIPKSNNDFILTSNRDEAPGRETFPPKIYEEDGVQLPYPKDGVAGGTWIGVSEMKRAVTLMNGGFVAHERKPFYRKSRGLVVKDLLKCMDLKSEVKNYDFNGIEPFTAILVEWKSEVQLFQLVWDGSDYHFSEEPLAPQIWSSSPLYPTNIKEKREKWFSKFLFETIKPSQEELLQFHKTAGEGDLNSNLIMDRGFIKTKSITQIVRKKEIVEMRYEDLQKQVISNSVLR encoded by the coding sequence ATGTGTACCGTAACGTTTATTCCAAAATCAAATAACGATTTTATACTGACTTCAAACCGAGATGAAGCTCCGGGACGCGAAACTTTTCCACCGAAAATATATGAAGAAGATGGCGTGCAATTGCCTTATCCGAAGGATGGCGTTGCAGGAGGAACTTGGATTGGTGTTAGCGAAATGAAAAGAGCGGTAACTTTAATGAATGGCGGTTTTGTTGCTCACGAGCGAAAACCTTTTTATCGAAAAAGTAGAGGGCTAGTTGTAAAAGATTTGCTGAAATGTATGGATTTAAAAAGTGAAGTTAAAAACTACGATTTCAACGGAATAGAACCTTTTACAGCAATTTTAGTTGAATGGAAATCTGAAGTACAATTGTTTCAATTGGTTTGGGATGGTTCGGACTATCATTTTTCTGAAGAACCTTTGGCGCCGCAAATCTGGTCTTCTTCACCATTGTACCCAACCAATATTAAGGAAAAGCGTGAAAAATGGTTTTCTAAATTCTTGTTTGAAACTATAAAACCTTCCCAAGAAGAATTACTTCAATTTCATAAAACAGCTGGCGAAGGTGATTTGAACAGTAACTTAATAATGGACCGAGGTTTTATAAAAACCAAAAGCATTACCCAAATTGTTAGAAAGAAAGAAATTGTTGAAATGCGTTATGAAGATTTGCAGAAGCAAGTGATTAGTAATTCTGTATTAAGGTAG